The DNA segment GGCGTCGACTACGACGACGTCACGGCGCTCCTCGAGCGCGAGGGCGTGGACAAGTTCGTGGTCTCGTGGGGCGAACTGCTCGAGACCGTGCGCGGCGCGCTCGAGGCGGCCCGGTGAGGATCCGCATCCGCGTGAGCGGCCGATCGGGTGCTGCGGTCCGCCGCGTCATCGACTGATCTGGAGTCCACATGCATCCGGTAGAGATCACCGCGACGCACAACCCGTTGCGGTCGCCGAAGGACTACCGTCTCAACCGCATCGCCGGCCCGTCGAGCCTCATCATCTTCGGCGTGACCGGGGACCTGTCGCGCAAGAAGCTGATGCCCGCCGTGTACGACCTCGCGAACCGCGGGCTCCTGCCGCCGGGGTTCGCGCTCGTCGGCTTCGCGCGCCGCGACTGGGAGGACGAGGACTTCGCCCAGATCGTCCACGACTCGGTCCGGGAGCACGCCCGGACCGAGTTCCGGGAGGACGTCTGGGAGCAGCTCTCGCGCGGCATCCGCTTCATCCAGGGGACCTTCGACGACGACGACGCGTTCGCGCGCCTGCGCGACACGGTCGACACGCTCGACCGCGAGCGCGGGACGATGGGCAACCACGCGTTCTACCTCTCGATCCCGCCGAAGTCCTTCCCTCAGGTGACCGAGCAGCTCAAGCGTTCGGGGCTGACCGAGCAGAAGCCGGGACAGTGGCGACGCGTCGTCATCGAGAAGCCGTTCGGGTCCGACCTGCAGTCGGCGATCGAGCTCAACGACGTGGTCGCGTCGGTCTTCCCACCGGACTCGGTGTTCCGGATCGACCACTACCTCGGCAAGGAGACCGTCCAGAACATCCTGGCGCTCCGGTTCGCGAACCAGCTGTACGAGCCGATCTGGAACGCCAACCACGTCGACCACGTGCAGATCACCATGGCCGAGGACATCGGCGTCGGCGGACGCGCGGGGTACTACGACGGCATCGGCGCGGCGCGCGACGTCATCCAGAACCACCTGCTGCAGTTGTTGGCGCTCACCGCGATGGAGGAACCCATCTCGTTCGACGCGGCCGACCTCCGCGCCGAGAAGGAGAAGATCCTGCGCGCGGTGGAGCTGCCCGACGACCTGTCGACCGCGACGGCCCGCGGGCAGTACTCGGGCGGATGGCAGGGGGGCGAGAAGGTCGTCGGCTTCCTCGACGAGGACGGCATGAACCCCTCGTCGACGACCGAGACGTTCGCCGCGATGAAACTGCTCATCGGCACGCGCAGGTGGGCGGGTGTCCCGTTCTACCTCCGGGCGGGCAAGCGGCTGGGCCGTCGGGTGACGGAGATCGCCGTCGTCTTCAAGCGCGCGCCGCAGCAGGTCTTCGCCGACAGCCAGACCGCCCAGCTCGGGCAGAACGCGCTGGTCATCCGCGTCCAGCCCGACGAGGGCGTGACGATCCGCTTCGGCTCGAAGGTCCCGGGCGCGGGCATGCAGGTGCGCGACGTGACGATGGACTTCGGGTACGGCCACGCCTTCACCGAGGCCAGCCCCGAGGCCTACGAGCGGCTGATCCTCGACGTGCTCCTCGGCGACCCCCCGCTCTTCCCGCGCCAGGAGGAGGTCGAGCTGTCCTGGAAGATCCTCGACCCGATCGAGCGGTACTGGTCGACGCAGGGTCGGCCCGAGCAGTACAAGCCCGGTTCGTGGGGGCCCGCGTGCGCCGACGAACTGCTCGCCCGCGACGGCCGCACCTGGAGGCGCCCATGATCGTCGAACTTCCCGACACGACGACCAGCCACATCTCGAAGTCGCTCGTCAAGATCCGCGAGGAGGGCGGCGCCGTCGCCCTCGGACGCGTGCTGACGCTCATCATCGCCACCTCGCGCGACGGCGAGGAGGAGGCGATCGAGGCCGCCAACGACGCCTCCCGCGAGCACCCCATGCGCGTCATCGTGCTCTCGACCGAGACCGATGAAGCGGATGCCGGTGCGAGCCGTCTCGACGCCGAGATCCGTGTCGGCGGCGACGCGGGCGCGAGCGAGGTCATCATCCTCCGCGCGCGCGGCGATGCCGCCGAAGACGAGCAGAGCCTCGTGATGGGCCTGCTGCTGCCCGATGCCCCGGTGGTCGTCTGGTGGCCGGGGCTCGCCCCGGAGGTGCCCGGCGACTCGCCGCTCGGACGCATCGCGCAGCGCCGGATCACGGACGCCTCCACGCAGCCCGACCCGCAGGCCGCCCTCGACCACCTCGCGGCGAGCTACCGGCCGGGCGACGCGGACTTCGCCTGGACGAGGCTCACGCTCTGGCGCGCGCAGCTCGCGGCCGTGCTCGACCAGCCGCCGTACGAACCCGTCACGGCCGTGCAGGTCACCGGCGCGATCGACTCGCCGTCGACCACGCTGCTCGCCGCGTGGCTGACGATGCAGCTCGGAGCGGCGACCGTGTGCACGCTGACGGGGCTCGAGCAGGGTTCGCACGGCATCCACGGGGTGCATCTCAGCCGAGCACCCGGCACGATCGAGCTCGTCCGCGACGTGCCGGGCGTCGCGACCCTCAGGCAGCCCGAGCAGCCCATCCACGACGTGGCGCTCCCCCGCCGCAGCCTCCGCGACTGCCTCGCCGACGAGCTGCGCCGACTCGACCCCGACGAGCTGTACGGCGAGGTCATCACCCGAGGGCTCCGCCTGTTGGCGGATCAGCGTTCGCACCACCACGAAGGAGCAACCGAATGACCAACGATCGCCGTGTGCTCGTGCACCCCGACAAGGGCGCGCTCGCAGGTTCCGTCGCCGCGAGGTTCATGACGAAGCTGCTCGACCTGCTCGACGCCCAGGAGACGGTGCACGTCGTGCTGACCGGCGGCTCGATGGGGGGCGCGGTGCTCTCCTCCGTCCGCGACTCGCCGGCGCACGCGAGCATCGACTGGTCGCGGGTCCACTTCTGGTGGGGCGACGAGCGGTGGGTTCCCGAGGGGCACGAGGAGCGCAACGACCGTCAGTCGCGCGAGGCGCTCCTGGACTCGCTCGGCCTCGACGCCGGCAACATCCATCCCTTCCCGGCATCCGACTCGGGCCTCACGCTCGACGCTGCGGCCGACGCCTACACCGCGGAGCTCGCACGATACGGCAGCGACGGGCTGCCGTACCCTGTCTTCGACATCGTCTTCCTCGGAGTCGGCCCGGACGGACACATCGCCTCCCTGTTCCCGCACCGTTCGGGGATCCAGGTGGTCGACCGACCCGTCATCGCGGTGCGCGACTCGCCCAAGCCCCCGGCGGAGCGGCTGAGCCTGACGCGGCCCGTCATCAATGCGGCTCAGCGCGTCTGGATGGTGCTCGCGGGTTCCGACAAGGCTTCGGCGCTCGGCCTCGCGCTCGCCGGCGCGAGTCGCGACGAGGTGCCCGTCGCGGGGATCAAGGGCCGTCGGCGCACGGTCTTCTTCGTCGACCGGGATGCCGCGGCAGAGGTGCCCGAGGCGCTCATCGCCCGTGACTACTGAACCACGGGGCAGACGGCCCCGATGCACGACGAAGCGGGCCGCCCCGGAGGGCGGCCCG comes from the Agromyces marinus genome and includes:
- a CDS encoding glucose-6-phosphate dehydrogenase assembly protein OpcA — translated: MIVELPDTTTSHISKSLVKIREEGGAVALGRVLTLIIATSRDGEEEAIEAANDASREHPMRVIVLSTETDEADAGASRLDAEIRVGGDAGASEVIILRARGDAAEDEQSLVMGLLLPDAPVVVWWPGLAPEVPGDSPLGRIAQRRITDASTQPDPQAALDHLAASYRPGDADFAWTRLTLWRAQLAAVLDQPPYEPVTAVQVTGAIDSPSTTLLAAWLTMQLGAATVCTLTGLEQGSHGIHGVHLSRAPGTIELVRDVPGVATLRQPEQPIHDVALPRRSLRDCLADELRRLDPDELYGEVITRGLRLLADQRSHHHEGATE
- the zwf gene encoding glucose-6-phosphate dehydrogenase, encoding MHPVEITATHNPLRSPKDYRLNRIAGPSSLIIFGVTGDLSRKKLMPAVYDLANRGLLPPGFALVGFARRDWEDEDFAQIVHDSVREHARTEFREDVWEQLSRGIRFIQGTFDDDDAFARLRDTVDTLDRERGTMGNHAFYLSIPPKSFPQVTEQLKRSGLTEQKPGQWRRVVIEKPFGSDLQSAIELNDVVASVFPPDSVFRIDHYLGKETVQNILALRFANQLYEPIWNANHVDHVQITMAEDIGVGGRAGYYDGIGAARDVIQNHLLQLLALTAMEEPISFDAADLRAEKEKILRAVELPDDLSTATARGQYSGGWQGGEKVVGFLDEDGMNPSSTTETFAAMKLLIGTRRWAGVPFYLRAGKRLGRRVTEIAVVFKRAPQQVFADSQTAQLGQNALVIRVQPDEGVTIRFGSKVPGAGMQVRDVTMDFGYGHAFTEASPEAYERLILDVLLGDPPLFPRQEEVELSWKILDPIERYWSTQGRPEQYKPGSWGPACADELLARDGRTWRRP
- the pgl gene encoding 6-phosphogluconolactonase; the encoded protein is MTNDRRVLVHPDKGALAGSVAARFMTKLLDLLDAQETVHVVLTGGSMGGAVLSSVRDSPAHASIDWSRVHFWWGDERWVPEGHEERNDRQSREALLDSLGLDAGNIHPFPASDSGLTLDAAADAYTAELARYGSDGLPYPVFDIVFLGVGPDGHIASLFPHRSGIQVVDRPVIAVRDSPKPPAERLSLTRPVINAAQRVWMVLAGSDKASALGLALAGASRDEVPVAGIKGRRRTVFFVDRDAAAEVPEALIARDY